The Echinicola rosea genome has a segment encoding these proteins:
- the pruA gene encoding L-glutamate gamma-semialdehyde dehydrogenase, whose translation MLKGFFNVPEPKNEPVFDYAPGTPARASLQAALQEARSKEVDVPMYIGSEEVRTGNKVPLSPPHDHQHLLGHFHEGDKSHVEQAINAALGAKEAWETMEWEQRAAIFLKAADLIAGPYRYKMNAATMLGQSKNAFQAEIDSACEIVDFLRFNVKYMTEIYKQQPPISGDGVWNRLEQRPLEGFVFALTPFNFTAIAGNLPTAPAMMGNTVVWKPAYTQIYAANLLMQVFREAGVPDGVINLVYVDGPSAGEVIFEHPEFAGIHFTGSTAVFQTIWKTIGNNIEKYKSYPRIVGETGGKDFVIAHKSADAKQLATGLVRGAFEFQGQKCSAASRAYIPSNLWEDVKKYMKEDLATIKMGGPEDFSNFVNAVIDEKSFDKIAKYIDKAKADGLEVVAGGNYDKSKGYFVEPTVLLTKDPMYTTMYEEIFGPVLTIYVYQEDHFEEALELVDKTSPYGLTGAIFSHDRYAAQLATQKLRNAAGNFYINDKPTGAVVGQQPFGGARKSGTNDKAGAMINMLRWVSPRTIKETFVTPTDYRYPFLGEE comes from the coding sequence ATGCTAAAAGGTTTTTTTAATGTTCCGGAACCAAAAAATGAACCGGTTTTTGATTATGCACCAGGGACACCCGCCCGTGCTAGCCTGCAGGCAGCCCTGCAGGAGGCACGTTCCAAGGAGGTAGATGTTCCGATGTATATTGGAAGTGAAGAAGTAAGAACAGGGAACAAGGTTCCGCTGTCTCCTCCTCATGACCATCAGCATCTTCTTGGACACTTTCATGAGGGCGACAAGTCCCATGTAGAGCAGGCGATCAATGCCGCTTTGGGTGCCAAGGAAGCTTGGGAAACCATGGAATGGGAGCAGCGCGCCGCTATTTTTCTGAAAGCCGCCGATCTAATAGCAGGCCCTTATCGATATAAAATGAACGCAGCGACCATGCTGGGACAATCAAAAAATGCTTTCCAAGCCGAGATTGATTCTGCCTGTGAAATCGTGGATTTCCTGCGGTTCAATGTCAAATATATGACCGAAATCTACAAGCAGCAGCCTCCTATCTCTGGAGACGGAGTTTGGAATAGGTTGGAACAGCGGCCGTTGGAAGGATTTGTCTTTGCTTTGACCCCGTTTAACTTCACGGCCATCGCGGGAAACCTGCCTACAGCACCTGCCATGATGGGCAATACCGTCGTGTGGAAGCCAGCCTATACGCAGATTTACGCCGCCAATCTCTTGATGCAGGTGTTCAGGGAAGCGGGCGTTCCTGATGGTGTCATCAATTTGGTCTATGTGGATGGCCCTTCTGCCGGTGAGGTGATTTTCGAACACCCGGAATTTGCCGGGATTCATTTTACAGGATCCACAGCCGTATTCCAGACCATTTGGAAAACTATCGGTAACAATATCGAGAAATATAAATCATATCCTAGAATCGTTGGGGAGACGGGTGGTAAGGACTTTGTCATCGCACACAAGTCTGCTGATGCCAAGCAATTGGCCACTGGCTTGGTTCGTGGCGCATTCGAATTCCAAGGCCAAAAATGCTCAGCCGCATCCAGGGCCTACATCCCTTCCAATCTTTGGGAAGATGTGAAAAAATACATGAAAGAAGACTTGGCCACCATCAAAATGGGTGGGCCGGAAGATTTCAGCAACTTCGTCAATGCGGTAATCGATGAAAAGTCCTTTGACAAAATCGCCAAATACATCGACAAGGCAAAAGCAGATGGTCTGGAAGTCGTGGCCGGTGGCAACTACGACAAGTCTAAGGGCTACTTTGTAGAGCCGACGGTGCTCCTTACCAAAGACCCGATGTACACTACGATGTATGAAGAGATCTTTGGCCCAGTGCTGACCATTTATGTCTATCAGGAAGATCATTTTGAGGAGGCACTCGAGCTAGTGGACAAGACTTCTCCGTATGGATTGACCGGTGCGATCTTCTCCCATGATCGTTACGCTGCGCAGCTGGCCACGCAAAAGCTCAGAAATGCTGCGGGCAACTTCTATATCAATGACAAGCCAACTGGAGCGGTGGTTGGTCAGCAGCCGTTTGGCGGTGCGAGAAAATCAGGTACCAACGATAAGGCAGGAGCAATGATCAATATGCTACGTTGGGTATCACCAAGGACCATCAAGGAAACCTTCGTCACGCCAACCGATTATCGATATCCATTCCTCGGTGAAGAGTGA
- a CDS encoding YjjG family noncanonical pyrimidine nucleotidase produces the protein MKKYKHLFFDLDHTLWDYDRNVQESLSELYEIYALEGLGVPTNHDFYHTFLQVNNGLWEDYNVGALDKVTLRKERFRRIFDEFGAHNVPVPHAMEEDFMKRTSSKRHLFPYSIEILQYLHPKYELHIITNGFNESQALKMTSSGIQSFFQLVVTSETTGHKKPDKRIFEYAMNQLGASPDECLMIGDNPISDIEGARNASIDQVFFNPSKLNNELLATFTISDLEELKKIL, from the coding sequence TTGAAAAAGTATAAGCACCTTTTTTTTGATCTGGACCACACGTTATGGGATTACGATCGTAACGTGCAGGAATCCTTATCGGAGTTATATGAAATTTATGCCCTAGAGGGACTTGGGGTACCCACCAACCATGATTTCTACCACACCTTCCTTCAGGTAAACAATGGGCTTTGGGAGGATTATAATGTAGGGGCATTGGATAAGGTCACCCTGAGAAAAGAGCGTTTCAGGAGAATATTTGATGAATTTGGCGCGCATAATGTCCCCGTACCCCATGCCATGGAAGAGGATTTTATGAAACGTACCTCGTCTAAGCGCCATCTGTTTCCCTATTCAATAGAAATCCTGCAATATCTTCACCCCAAGTACGAGCTTCACATCATCACCAATGGCTTTAATGAAAGCCAGGCACTGAAAATGACCTCTTCTGGCATCCAGTCCTTCTTTCAGCTGGTAGTCACCTCAGAAACCACGGGGCATAAAAAACCTGATAAGCGGATTTTTGAATATGCCATGAACCAACTGGGGGCTTCACCGGATGAATGCCTTATGATCGGGGATAATCCCATTTCGGATATTGAGGGTGCCAGAAATGCTTCCATTGATCAGGTGTTTTTTAATCCTTCCAAGCTAAACAATGAGCTATTGGCGACGTTTACTATTAGTGATTTAGAGGAATTGAAAAAAATACTGTGA
- a CDS encoding ArsR/SmtB family transcription factor — translation MRLKNISLNYGMRVFKALSEESRVRIIHLLIQNKEMCISDLEHILDFTQTKTSRHLAYLKNAGLVGSKRIDQWTFYYILDEAVEIINQIFKFIEKDVNLLRDQEIYEILRSNRELAINKIENHPYR, via the coding sequence ATGCGACTCAAGAATATCAGTTTGAATTACGGGATGCGGGTTTTTAAGGCACTTTCCGAAGAGTCCAGGGTAAGGATTATCCACCTCCTGATCCAAAATAAGGAAATGTGTATTTCCGATCTGGAACATATTCTGGACTTTACCCAAACCAAAACAAGCCGACACCTCGCCTACTTGAAAAACGCAGGCTTGGTGGGAAGTAAAAGGATCGACCAATGGACATTTTATTATATTTTGGATGAAGCGGTCGAGATCATCAACCAGATTTTTAAGTTTATTGAAAAAGATGTAAATCTTTTACGTGATCAGGAGATTTATGAAATACTGCGTTCCAATAGGGAACTGGCCATTAATAAAATTGAAAATCATCCGTACCGGTAA
- a CDS encoding carboxypeptidase-like regulatory domain-containing protein → MVFLLTANAHAQDTQEKKVVQLSGIILNADSTSAVSGVNVYVPRKGRGTSSNQFGYFSLPVAEGDSVVFSFVGLKNQAFKVPAKVAKDKLSLILTMAQDEIALGEVEVMPYPTEEEFKQAVLAMNVEEIPLDRGNLSPQMLLRWAEQMPASANENFRTFQSGQMQQLQDRYGPRSFPLLNPFAWAEFIKSIKRGDLKNND, encoded by the coding sequence CTGGTCTTTTTGCTAACGGCAAATGCACATGCCCAGGACACACAGGAAAAAAAAGTAGTACAGCTGTCAGGAATTATCCTTAACGCCGACAGTACCAGCGCTGTTTCCGGTGTGAACGTCTATGTACCTCGCAAAGGCCGTGGGACCAGTTCCAACCAATTCGGTTATTTCTCACTGCCCGTGGCAGAAGGTGATAGTGTGGTTTTTAGCTTTGTAGGTCTCAAAAACCAGGCATTCAAAGTACCTGCAAAGGTAGCGAAAGATAAGCTCAGCCTTATCCTCACCATGGCTCAGGATGAAATTGCGCTTGGAGAAGTCGAGGTGATGCCTTACCCTACCGAAGAGGAATTCAAGCAAGCGGTATTGGCTATGAATGTCGAAGAGATCCCGCTTGACCGTGGCAATCTTAGCCCTCAAATGCTCCTTCGATGGGCTGAACAGATGCCTGCTTCTGCCAATGAAAACTTCAGGACCTTCCAAAGTGGCCAAATGCAACAGCTTCAGGACCGTTATGGACCAAGATCTTTCCCACTGCTCAATCCATTTGCTTGGGCTGAATTTATCAAATCCATCAAGCGAGGCGACCTGAAAAATAACGACTAA
- the secDF gene encoding protein translocase subunit SecDF, with protein sequence MQNKGIIVFLTVIVTALCLYYLSFTYVSSNVQKDAIAYATDAEGNLDFAKKQSYLDSIWREPVYNFLGIEYTFKEVKETELGLGLDLQGGMHVTLAVSPVEIVKGLAGNSKNEAFNAAVDEAEELSRTSNEKFVDLFYTAWKEKSGNKQLNTIYATAANRGRISLESSDSEILSIIDEEVENAIDRSFNILRTRIDRFGTSQPNIQRIQGTGRIQIELPGVDNQERVRNLLQGVAKLQFWRVAEINEYGDALQRINAALIAEAKANKSTSASSETDTTGAASDTTMTDLERQLAEGGDETDSLSSEVSPLFSLLKANYGLVYDVKDTVTINRILNREDIKPLLPRGLTFMWSVKPREVEGEELLELHAMETPRGTEQAPLEGDVITDAKQVLDQSSNPAVSMSMNADGARKWRKMTAENIGRRIAVVLDNYVYTAPNILGEIPGGQSEITGNFTIEEAKDLANILKSGTLPAPTKIVEEAIIGPTLGKEAQAQGINSMVAGLVIVVLFMIAYYAKGGFVAIAALVFNIFFILGILAQLGTALTLPGIAGIVLTIGMSIDANVLIFERIKEELAAGAGLLQAITSGYNKAFSAILDSNVTTFLTGAILYALGQGPVKGFAIVLMIGIASSFFSAVFITRVIVYWMSKKGEQSKISFASPFAKNLFSNLNIDFLGKRKVAYLISTGIIIIGLAFAVINGLKFGVDFTGGRSYIVEFAEPVAASELKTGLDKSFDGSVEAKTYGSNNVVKITTSYLINDDSDEANSEVATKVREGIADVTGFSFVDDIAQMDDTSFTITGSSKVGATVADDIKNSSMEAMFFALVAIFLYILLRFRKWQYSLASIIALAHDTLFVVAAFAIASAFGATFEIDQVFIAAMLTVIGYSINDTVIVFDRIRENISNRGTSKLVRMFNDAINQTMARTLITSFTTMIVVIVLLVFGGEVLRGFSFALFVGVLVGTYSSIYIATPIVVDLMKREIEQEKEESQKVA encoded by the coding sequence ATGCAAAACAAAGGGATCATTGTGTTTTTGACAGTGATTGTTACAGCCTTGTGCTTGTACTATCTGTCATTTACCTACGTTTCGAGTAACGTCCAAAAGGACGCGATCGCCTATGCCACAGACGCAGAGGGCAATCTTGATTTCGCCAAAAAACAATCTTACCTGGATTCGATCTGGCGAGAGCCGGTTTACAACTTTCTGGGTATCGAATACACCTTTAAAGAGGTAAAGGAAACCGAGCTTGGGCTTGGATTGGACCTTCAAGGCGGTATGCACGTGACCTTGGCGGTTTCGCCAGTGGAGATTGTAAAAGGCCTTGCCGGTAACAGCAAGAACGAAGCATTCAATGCCGCCGTGGACGAAGCGGAAGAATTGTCAAGAACTTCCAATGAGAAGTTTGTGGACTTATTCTATACTGCTTGGAAAGAAAAGTCCGGCAACAAGCAATTGAACACCATCTATGCTACTGCTGCCAACCGTGGCAGGATTTCTTTGGAATCTTCCGATAGTGAAATCCTCAGCATCATTGATGAAGAAGTAGAAAATGCCATTGACCGTTCTTTCAATATCCTGAGAACGCGTATTGACCGATTTGGTACTTCCCAGCCAAACATCCAACGGATCCAAGGTACAGGCCGAATCCAGATCGAGCTGCCAGGCGTGGACAATCAAGAGCGGGTAAGAAACCTGCTGCAAGGAGTGGCAAAGCTGCAATTCTGGCGAGTGGCCGAGATCAACGAATATGGCGATGCGCTTCAGCGGATCAATGCCGCATTGATCGCCGAGGCCAAAGCTAACAAGTCCACTTCTGCTTCATCAGAAACCGACACCACCGGTGCGGCATCGGACACGACCATGACCGACTTGGAGCGACAGCTTGCTGAAGGTGGTGACGAGACGGACTCGCTCTCCTCGGAAGTTTCTCCGCTTTTCTCACTGTTAAAAGCCAACTATGGGCTAGTTTATGATGTAAAAGACACTGTTACCATCAATAGAATCCTTAACAGGGAAGACATCAAACCACTGCTTCCTCGTGGACTGACCTTCATGTGGTCGGTGAAGCCGCGTGAAGTAGAGGGTGAAGAGCTACTAGAACTCCACGCAATGGAAACGCCAAGAGGCACAGAACAAGCTCCTCTGGAAGGTGATGTGATCACAGACGCCAAGCAGGTGCTGGACCAAAGCTCCAATCCTGCGGTAAGCATGAGCATGAATGCTGATGGTGCTAGAAAATGGAGAAAAATGACTGCCGAAAACATCGGTAGAAGAATTGCGGTGGTACTGGACAACTATGTCTATACCGCACCTAATATCCTTGGTGAAATTCCAGGTGGCCAATCAGAAATCACCGGTAACTTCACCATCGAAGAGGCCAAGGATTTGGCCAATATCTTGAAGTCAGGTACGCTACCTGCACCAACCAAGATCGTAGAAGAAGCGATCATCGGCCCCACATTGGGCAAAGAAGCACAGGCACAAGGGATCAACTCCATGGTAGCCGGCTTGGTGATCGTGGTATTGTTTATGATCGCCTATTATGCTAAAGGTGGTTTTGTGGCCATCGCAGCATTGGTGTTCAATATCTTCTTTATCCTGGGAATTCTTGCCCAGCTAGGTACTGCCCTTACGCTACCGGGCATTGCAGGTATTGTACTGACCATCGGGATGTCCATTGATGCCAACGTATTGATCTTCGAAAGGATCAAGGAGGAACTGGCTGCTGGTGCGGGCTTATTACAGGCTATTACGAGTGGTTATAACAAGGCTTTCAGCGCCATCCTTGACTCTAACGTCACGACATTCCTGACCGGCGCTATCCTATATGCCCTTGGCCAAGGCCCTGTGAAAGGCTTTGCGATCGTATTGATGATCGGTATTGCTTCTTCCTTCTTCTCTGCGGTATTTATCACCCGAGTGATCGTGTACTGGATGAGCAAGAAAGGTGAGCAGAGCAAAATCTCCTTTGCCTCGCCATTTGCCAAAAACCTGTTCAGCAACCTGAACATCGACTTCTTGGGCAAGCGAAAAGTAGCCTACTTGATATCTACAGGAATCATCATCATTGGTCTTGCCTTTGCTGTGATCAACGGACTGAAGTTTGGTGTGGATTTCACAGGTGGGCGATCTTACATTGTGGAATTTGCCGAGCCAGTAGCTGCATCTGAGCTAAAAACCGGTTTGGACAAATCCTTTGATGGATCTGTAGAAGCCAAAACATACGGCTCCAATAATGTCGTCAAGATCACCACTTCTTACCTTATCAATGATGATTCTGATGAAGCCAATAGCGAAGTAGCGACCAAAGTCCGTGAAGGCATCGCTGACGTGACAGGTTTTAGCTTCGTTGATGATATCGCCCAAATGGATGATACTTCATTTACCATCACCGGTTCATCCAAGGTAGGAGCTACCGTGGCCGATGATATCAAGAACTCTTCCATGGAGGCCATGTTCTTTGCACTGGTAGCGATCTTCCTGTACATCCTCTTGAGGTTCCGTAAATGGCAGTATTCATTGGCCTCTATCATTGCCCTGGCACACGATACATTGTTTGTGGTCGCCGCTTTTGCGATTGCCAGTGCTTTCGGAGCGACCTTTGAGATCGACCAAGTATTCATCGCCGCGATGCTGACCGTGATCGGTTATTCCATAAACGATACGGTGATCGTATTTGACCGTATTCGGGAAAACATCTCTAACCGCGGCACTTCCAAACTGGTAAGGATGTTTAATGATGCCATCAACCAAACCATGGCCAGAACACTGATCACTTCTTTCACTACCATGATCGTGGTGATTGTATTGTTGGTATTTGGGGGTGAGGTGCTGAGAGGATTCTCTTTCGCCTTGTTTGTGGGAGTATTGGTCGGAACTTACTCTTCCATTTACATCGCCACACCGATTGTCGTGGACCTGATGAAGAGAGAGATCGAACAAGAAAAAGAAGAGAGCCAAAAAGTAGCATAA
- a CDS encoding sensor histidine kinase — MSYEPTQIFFIVLSGIILMLLMSGFIIVMVLLHRQQQLRNHQKMDSLRAEYEKTMLKVEKEIQDQTLSFIGQELHDNLGQILSLTKLTLNSPDEESFSEGKRLINHAIKEVRSLSKRLNLDWVKEVKLQDFISNELQKIEASGFCKTQFETNVEALTLDQDKKLVLIRIIQECLNNIIKHAEPSVIYISLMEKNDALSVTVKDNGKGFDAEDKSKGMGLHNLKSRIETIGGTLNLSSIIGIGTEIKLLLPFE, encoded by the coding sequence ATGAGTTACGAGCCTACCCAGATATTCTTCATCGTACTCAGTGGGATTATCCTGATGCTCCTGATGAGTGGGTTTATTATCGTAATGGTATTGCTCCACCGGCAGCAGCAACTGCGCAACCACCAGAAAATGGACAGCCTTAGGGCGGAGTATGAAAAGACTATGCTAAAGGTAGAAAAAGAAATCCAAGACCAAACGCTTTCCTTTATAGGCCAGGAACTTCACGATAATCTCGGCCAGATTTTGTCTCTTACCAAACTAACCCTGAACAGTCCGGACGAAGAGAGCTTCTCAGAAGGAAAGCGCTTGATCAATCACGCCATCAAAGAAGTACGCTCTCTGTCCAAACGGCTCAACCTCGACTGGGTAAAAGAAGTAAAGCTACAGGATTTTATCAGCAATGAACTGCAAAAAATAGAAGCCTCGGGCTTTTGCAAAACGCAATTTGAGACAAATGTAGAAGCCTTAACACTAGATCAGGATAAAAAACTCGTACTGATCCGAATCATCCAAGAATGCCTGAATAACATCATAAAACATGCAGAGCCTTCCGTGATCTACATTTCGCTAATGGAGAAAAATGATGCCTTAAGCGTAACGGTGAAAGATAATGGAAAAGGCTTTGACGCAGAGGACAAGTCCAAAGGAATGGGACTGCACAACCTAAAATCCCGTATCGAAACGATTGGCGGAACATTAAATCTCTCGTCCATCATTGGAATCGGAACAGAAATCAAACTTTTATTGCCGTTTGAATAG
- a CDS encoding response regulator transcription factor, whose protein sequence is MIRVVLADDHKMFAKGIANLLQKEEDIEVTGVFSNGKELVEFLKNKEVDLILTDMNMPGMDGLAAIQQIRKNKVKSKVVVLSMYDDEDIFKKCQKQGIDGYVLKDADPDELVYTIREVINGHHVMHFQRVLKQVDEDQYYDSFKQKFKLSRRELQILSLIKDGHSNQSIADELFLSIYTVETHRKNIHHKLGVNTVVELMKKALEMNL, encoded by the coding sequence ATGATTCGCGTAGTTTTAGCTGATGACCATAAGATGTTTGCCAAAGGCATTGCCAACCTCCTCCAAAAAGAAGAGGACATCGAGGTAACAGGTGTTTTTAGTAATGGCAAGGAGCTAGTCGAGTTTTTGAAAAACAAGGAAGTGGACTTGATCCTCACCGATATGAACATGCCAGGAATGGATGGTCTGGCAGCCATCCAACAGATCAGGAAGAATAAAGTCAAATCCAAAGTAGTGGTGCTGTCCATGTACGATGACGAAGACATTTTTAAAAAATGCCAAAAGCAGGGAATCGATGGCTATGTGCTAAAAGACGCGGACCCGGATGAATTGGTCTATACCATCAGAGAAGTCATCAACGGCCATCATGTGATGCATTTTCAGCGCGTGCTAAAACAAGTGGATGAGGACCAATATTATGATTCATTCAAGCAGAAATTCAAACTTTCCCGCAGGGAACTGCAAATACTATCCTTGATAAAAGATGGACACAGTAACCAGTCCATCGCCGATGAACTCTTTCTGAGCATCTACACCGTCGAGACCCATAGAAAAAATATCCATCATAAACTTGGCGTAAACACAGTCGTGGAACTGATGAAAAAGGCCTTGGAAATGAATCTGTAA
- a CDS encoding oxidoreductase has protein sequence MTKPLKTGLVGFGKVAQTMHAPLIHQEPLLDLTAVVERHHHKSKEKYPNVTVYKSLEALLAEAEIDLIVICTPNEHHFPQAKMALEAGKHVVVDKPITVSSSEAEALVALAKAQGKLLSAFQNRRWDGDFQTIVNLLEEGTLGRIVHFESHFDRFRPEPNHNWREKQVPGSGILYDLGAHLIDQALLLFGQPTWVYAEILKQRKGVEADDFFDLTLMYPETKVRLSASILMNAPLPKFLVLGEKGSFSKYGLDVQEAAFKAGVLPGSDQWGVESPSSYGNVYLAEEQYPIPTINGNYLAYYENIAEAIQGKAALKVKPEEAIQVLKIIEAAQQSHAEGKRIYL, from the coding sequence ATGACAAAACCTCTCAAAACAGGACTTGTAGGATTTGGGAAAGTCGCCCAGACCATGCATGCTCCTTTGATCCACCAAGAACCTTTGCTGGACCTGACCGCAGTAGTGGAGCGGCACCACCACAAGTCAAAAGAAAAATATCCCAACGTCACGGTTTACAAAAGCCTAGAAGCGCTACTCGCAGAAGCGGAGATAGACCTGATCGTCATCTGCACGCCAAACGAGCACCATTTTCCCCAAGCCAAAATGGCCTTGGAAGCTGGCAAGCATGTGGTGGTGGACAAACCTATCACCGTATCCTCAAGCGAAGCTGAAGCCCTTGTGGCCTTGGCCAAAGCCCAAGGAAAGCTGCTTTCTGCTTTCCAAAACCGACGATGGGACGGAGATTTTCAGACCATTGTCAACCTCCTCGAAGAAGGCACCTTGGGGAGGATCGTTCATTTCGAATCGCACTTTGACCGCTTCCGACCTGAGCCAAATCACAACTGGCGAGAAAAGCAAGTCCCTGGAAGTGGCATCCTCTATGATCTGGGAGCACACCTGATCGATCAGGCATTACTGCTTTTTGGACAGCCTACTTGGGTGTATGCAGAAATATTAAAACAACGCAAAGGTGTCGAAGCAGATGATTTCTTTGACCTTACGCTGATGTATCCCGAGACCAAGGTCAGGCTAAGTGCCAGCATCCTGATGAATGCCCCGTTACCAAAATTCTTGGTGCTCGGCGAAAAGGGTAGCTTTAGCAAATACGGCTTGGATGTCCAAGAAGCGGCCTTCAAGGCCGGCGTGCTTCCAGGTAGTGACCAATGGGGAGTGGAAAGTCCCTCTAGCTATGGAAACGTTTACCTCGCCGAAGAACAGTATCCCATCCCCACCATAAATGGCAACTATTTGGCCTATTATGAGAACATTGCTGAAGCCATCCAAGGAAAAGCGGCCCTGAAAGTAAAACCTGAAGAAGCCATCCAAGTCCTAAAGATCATCGAAGCCGCCCAACAGAGCCACGCTGAAGGAAAACGGATTTATCTCTAA
- a CDS encoding SRPBCC domain-containing protein, with the protein MKITTRIHIHARPEEVWEVLMETNKYPEWNPFVTSLSGEMAEGNRIKVKLPGMTFAPKILTIRPFSEFRWKGKLLLNGLFDGEHSFELHPYNNDTTLFVHAETFSGLLVPLFKKQLRTTTKDGFEAMNNALKERVESRFGR; encoded by the coding sequence ATGAAAATAACTACCCGCATTCACATTCACGCCAGACCCGAGGAGGTCTGGGAAGTATTAATGGAGACCAATAAATATCCTGAGTGGAATCCTTTTGTAACGTCCCTGTCCGGTGAGATGGCTGAAGGTAATAGGATCAAGGTAAAACTACCCGGAATGACCTTTGCTCCTAAAATCCTGACGATAAGGCCTTTCAGTGAATTCCGCTGGAAAGGAAAGTTGCTATTAAACGGGCTTTTTGATGGTGAGCACAGCTTTGAGCTTCATCCTTACAATAATGACACTACCTTATTTGTCCACGCCGAAACCTTCAGCGGACTCTTGGTTCCGTTATTCAAAAAACAGCTCCGGACCACGACTAAAGACGGCTTTGAAGCGATGAACAACGCCCTTAAAGAGCGAGTGGAAAGCAGGTTTGGACGGTAA
- a CDS encoding Crp/Fnr family transcriptional regulator, translated as MPAHEAKIELKNYLSNYFSLTSVQLEKLADLFQLETLEKGDFYAQTGMPCEKLSFIKGGYLRIFETAENGKEVTQWISSKGEFTADLGSLVFGKAARRHIQAISACELYTIKKQAYRSLSETIPQWPEIEKLFISKCFITLEDRIFGFLSLTAEERYHQLFQYKQALFNEVPLHFLASMIGMTPETFSRIRRNHTS; from the coding sequence ATGCCAGCACATGAAGCCAAGATTGAGCTAAAAAATTACCTCAGCAACTACTTTTCACTGACATCCGTCCAACTTGAAAAGTTGGCGGATCTGTTTCAGCTGGAGACACTGGAGAAAGGGGATTTTTATGCACAAACTGGAATGCCATGTGAAAAACTCAGCTTTATTAAAGGCGGCTACCTGAGGATCTTCGAAACGGCGGAAAATGGTAAGGAAGTCACCCAGTGGATCAGTTCCAAAGGGGAATTTACCGCCGATCTGGGTAGTCTGGTTTTTGGCAAAGCCGCCCGTCGCCACATCCAGGCCATATCAGCATGTGAGCTCTATACCATCAAAAAACAAGCATACCGTTCGCTTTCCGAGACGATTCCGCAGTGGCCGGAAATTGAGAAGCTGTTTATTTCCAAGTGCTTTATCACGTTGGAGGACCGCATTTTTGGCTTTTTGTCCTTGACCGCTGAGGAACGCTACCATCAGCTTTTTCAATACAAACAAGCCTTGTTCAATGAAGTGCCCTTACACTTCTTGGCTTCAATGATCGGAATGACCCCTGAAACATTCAGCCGAATTCGTAGAAATCACACTTCTTGA